The following coding sequences lie in one Nitrospira lenta genomic window:
- a CDS encoding phytanoyl-CoA dioxygenase family protein — MNNTVYFDLTCDDEYRRQLLFEGQLLVYSPRKSTLAFVGFARQLIQEAFAPLDPETAQYHLSVEQYADILLKLKPGFIHHPESKRLIRAMFEDLGCDLDKTYFDVPKMRSSTSDNYLTTGIAYAWHPHRDTWYSAPPCQINWWLPIYDIQADNAMAFHPQYWNRPVKNSSKGYNYYLWNQQNRGAHVAKFLKEDPRPLPKPTEPLELDSQIRLIVPAGGIVFFSGAQMHSSVPNTSGKTRFSIDFRVVHLDDVKGRKGAPTVDEECTGTTMRDYLRGTDFSHIPDELVALYDDGTGEAGELLYKPKDLDPTSR, encoded by the coding sequence ATGAACAACACCGTGTATTTTGACCTCACGTGCGACGACGAATACCGACGACAGTTGTTGTTTGAGGGGCAACTGTTGGTGTATTCGCCCAGGAAGAGTACGCTGGCCTTCGTGGGTTTTGCCAGGCAGCTCATTCAGGAGGCGTTTGCGCCGCTGGACCCAGAAACGGCGCAGTATCATCTGTCCGTTGAGCAATACGCCGACATTCTGTTGAAGCTGAAACCGGGATTTATCCATCACCCGGAATCCAAGCGCTTGATCCGCGCTATGTTCGAGGACTTGGGGTGCGATTTGGACAAGACATATTTCGACGTACCGAAAATGCGCAGTTCGACGAGCGACAACTATCTGACGACCGGGATCGCGTATGCCTGGCATCCCCACCGCGACACCTGGTATTCGGCGCCTCCCTGTCAGATCAATTGGTGGTTGCCGATCTATGACATTCAGGCGGACAACGCGATGGCGTTTCACCCCCAGTACTGGAATCGCCCCGTTAAAAATAGTTCCAAAGGCTACAACTATTATCTGTGGAACCAACAGAATCGGGGGGCGCATGTCGCCAAATTTTTAAAAGAGGATCCCAGGCCGTTGCCGAAGCCGACGGAGCCCTTGGAACTGGATTCCCAGATCCGACTCATCGTTCCAGCCGGCGGGATTGTCTTTTTCTCCGGAGCGCAGATGCACTCCAGTGTGCCGAATACGTCGGGGAAGACCAGGTTCAGTATTGATTTTAGGGTGGTGCATCTGGACGATGTGAAGGGAAGAAAAGGGGCCCCGACTGTGGATGAGGAATGTACTGGAACGACCATGCGCGACTATCTGCGCGGAACGGACTTTTCCCATATTCCCGATGAACTCGTGGCTCTCTATGACGATGGAACGGGCGAGGCCGGGGAGCTTTTGTACAAGCCGAAAGATCTTGATCCAACTTCGCGGTAA
- a CDS encoding nucleotidyltransferase family protein, which translates to MRDSTQHTRVIVGVIPAAGQGARIAPLPCSKEVYPIGYQPAESGNGVRPKAVSQYLLEKMCRAGIRTAYVILRDGKWDIPRYFGDGTSVGMHLGYLMMGRPFGTPYTLDQAFPFVGEAIVAFGFPDILFEGEEAFSRLLECQAATGTDVVLGLFRVDRPETMDMVECDVDGAVRSIHIKPAVTSLEYGWILAVWRPSFTEFLHEYLALSGRSDQTAGPDAVADAPELSVGHVFQAALRHGLRFHSVCFADQAYVDIGTPLGLQQALQDPRFTGMATGSR; encoded by the coding sequence ATGCGCGATTCAACTCAACATACCCGCGTCATCGTAGGCGTCATCCCCGCGGCTGGCCAAGGGGCCAGGATTGCGCCCTTGCCCTGCAGTAAAGAGGTCTATCCGATCGGGTATCAGCCGGCAGAGTCCGGGAACGGGGTACGGCCGAAAGCGGTCTCCCAGTATTTGCTTGAAAAGATGTGCCGGGCGGGGATTCGGACAGCCTACGTCATTCTGCGTGACGGGAAGTGGGACATTCCCCGATACTTTGGCGACGGAACGTCGGTGGGGATGCATCTCGGCTATTTGATGATGGGGCGACCATTCGGGACCCCGTACACACTCGATCAAGCCTTTCCGTTTGTCGGGGAGGCGATTGTCGCGTTCGGGTTCCCCGATATTCTCTTCGAAGGTGAGGAGGCGTTTAGCCGTCTTTTGGAATGCCAGGCTGCCACTGGGACAGATGTGGTCTTGGGCCTGTTTCGAGTCGATCGTCCAGAGACGATGGATATGGTGGAGTGCGATGTTGATGGAGCGGTCCGGTCGATCCACATCAAGCCTGCGGTGACGTCACTCGAATATGGCTGGATCCTGGCGGTATGGAGGCCGTCATTTACGGAATTTCTCCACGAGTATCTAGCTCTGTCGGGACGCTCTGACCAGACGGCTGGGCCGGATGCCGTTGCGGATGCGCCCGAGTTGTCGGTCGGACACGTGTTTCAAGCCGCACTCAGGCATGGGTTGCGATTTCACTCCGTCTGTTTTGCCGATCAGGCGTATGTGGATATCGGGACGCCCTTGGGATTGCAGCAAGCCTTGCAGGATCCACGATTCACAGGAATGGCGACCGGAAGCCGATGA
- the rfbF gene encoding glucose-1-phosphate cytidylyltransferase, with protein MKAVILAGGLGTRLSEETTIRPKPMVEIGGKPILWHIMKLYATHGIKEFIITLGYKGEMIKEYFLNFYAHNNDISVDLKTGATTIHDGKKHEDWKVHLVDTGLHTQTGGRLRRVKQWLGSDETFCFTYGDGVGDIDIQSLVKFHGTHGKLATLTSVRTPARFGRLGFESQTSDRISEFMEKPSAGEGWVNGGFYVLNRRVIDYISGDDTVWERGPIERITQEKQLIAYRHDRFWSCMDTLREKNQLEELWQSGKAPWKIW; from the coding sequence ATGAAGGCAGTGATATTGGCGGGCGGGTTAGGGACACGGCTGTCTGAAGAGACAACGATACGACCGAAGCCCATGGTAGAGATAGGTGGAAAACCAATCCTCTGGCACATCATGAAATTGTATGCGACGCATGGGATTAAAGAATTCATCATCACCCTTGGGTACAAAGGTGAAATGATCAAAGAGTATTTTCTGAACTTCTACGCGCACAACAACGATATTTCCGTGGATCTGAAAACCGGTGCCACGACGATTCATGATGGGAAAAAACACGAAGATTGGAAGGTGCACTTAGTGGATACAGGTCTACATACCCAAACCGGTGGTCGGCTAAGGCGGGTCAAGCAATGGTTAGGGAGCGATGAGACCTTCTGTTTTACCTATGGAGATGGTGTGGGCGATATAGATATTCAAAGCTTGGTCAAGTTTCATGGTACCCATGGAAAGTTGGCCACGCTGACCTCTGTTCGTACGCCAGCGCGATTTGGGCGGCTAGGCTTTGAGAGTCAGACGAGTGACCGGATTAGCGAGTTCATGGAAAAGCCGAGTGCCGGGGAAGGATGGGTCAATGGCGGGTTCTATGTCTTGAACAGGCGCGTGATCGACTATATCTCAGGCGATGACACCGTGTGGGAGCGAGGACCGATCGAGCGAATTACGCAAGAGAAACAGTTAATAGCCTATCGCCATGACCGGTTCTGGTCCTGCATGGACACCCTTCGTGAAAAGAATCAGCTCGAGGAACTCTGGCAATCCGGTAAGGCTCCTTGGAAAATATGGTAG
- a CDS encoding NAD-dependent epimerase/dehydratase family protein, translating into MTFWNNQRVLVTGGSGFLGSHLCRRLKEQGAQVHATSRAPKPEPDSGIRWWRTDLGDMNAFRDLLDSVKPEVIYHLAGAVGASPARELVLPTFHSLLESTVNLLTAITETGCRRLVLTGSLTEPRTGGREATPVSPYAAAKWAASGYGRMFHALYQTPVVILKPFMTYGPAQDTRKLIPSIILSLLEGKAPQLSSGQWQADWIFVDDVIDGFLAAAERPGIEGQTLDLGSGSLVSVRALVEQLVTIMRPSAQPMFGALPDRPMEPVCVADVIRSESQLGWCASTPLERGLHQTVEWYRSTLNAPNGSGGRG; encoded by the coding sequence ATGACGTTTTGGAATAACCAGAGGGTATTAGTGACCGGCGGAAGCGGGTTTCTTGGAAGCCATCTCTGCCGCCGTTTGAAGGAACAGGGCGCGCAGGTGCATGCCACCTCGCGGGCGCCGAAGCCAGAGCCAGATAGCGGGATTCGCTGGTGGCGAACGGATTTGGGTGACATGAACGCTTTTCGAGACCTGTTGGACTCCGTGAAGCCGGAAGTCATCTATCATTTGGCCGGAGCTGTTGGCGCCAGCCCGGCCCGAGAGTTAGTACTGCCGACATTTCATAGCCTTCTCGAAAGCACGGTCAATCTGCTGACGGCGATCACGGAAACGGGGTGTCGCCGGCTGGTCTTGACCGGGTCGTTGACCGAGCCGAGAACGGGCGGGCGCGAGGCTACGCCGGTTTCCCCTTATGCTGCGGCGAAATGGGCGGCGAGCGGGTACGGCAGAATGTTTCATGCGCTCTATCAGACGCCGGTGGTGATTCTAAAGCCATTCATGACCTATGGGCCGGCCCAGGATACCCGCAAGCTCATTCCTTCCATCATTCTGTCTCTGCTGGAAGGGAAGGCACCTCAATTATCCAGTGGGCAGTGGCAAGCAGACTGGATTTTTGTCGACGACGTGATCGACGGATTTTTGGCGGCCGCGGAGCGTCCGGGGATCGAAGGCCAGACACTTGATCTGGGATCCGGGTCGTTGGTGTCGGTGCGGGCATTGGTCGAGCAGTTGGTTACCATCATGCGCCCTTCGGCGCAGCCGATGTTCGGCGCACTGCCGGACCGGCCTATGGAGCCGGTGTGTGTGGCTGATGTGATTCGATCGGAATCGCAATTGGGATGGTGCGCGTCGACGCCCCTTGAGCGTGGCTTGCACCAGACGGTCGAATGGTACCGGAGCACGCTGAATGCACCAAACGGAAGCGGAGGAAGAGGATGA
- a CDS encoding NAD-dependent epimerase/dehydratase family protein — MKILITGNMGYVGPLVLRRLKESYPGAEVVGYDAGYFAHCLTGVERFPESRADLQYFGDIRSVSPEVLRGVDAVVHLCAISNDPMGALFEDITLDINYRASVDLAKKAKQAGVKKFVFASSCSVYGFAEGGPRREEDAVNPLTAYAKSKVSTEKDLAALASDTFTATCLRFATACGMSDRLRLDLVLNDFVAGALASKRINILSDGTPWRPLIHVKDMARAIDWAVQRDHRDGGACLTVNVGSDAWNYQVKDLAAAVAKLVPGVEVSINKDAQPDKRSYRVNFDKFTKLAQGFLPAVDLQGAVVDLRDGLTAMQFQDHNFRTGEFMRLVTLKRLRESGHLSDALVWTNR, encoded by the coding sequence ATGAAGATCCTTATCACGGGGAACATGGGGTATGTGGGGCCTCTGGTGCTGCGTCGCCTGAAGGAATCGTATCCAGGTGCTGAGGTCGTCGGGTATGACGCAGGATACTTTGCGCACTGCCTTACAGGTGTCGAACGGTTTCCAGAAAGCCGTGCCGATCTTCAGTATTTTGGCGATATCAGATCCGTATCGCCTGAGGTGCTTCGGGGAGTGGATGCAGTGGTGCATCTCTGTGCGATTTCCAATGACCCTATGGGTGCATTGTTTGAGGACATCACACTCGATATTAATTATCGAGCGAGTGTCGATCTTGCCAAAAAGGCAAAGCAGGCTGGCGTAAAAAAGTTTGTCTTTGCATCGAGTTGCAGCGTCTATGGCTTTGCTGAGGGTGGTCCTCGGCGAGAAGAGGATGCGGTCAACCCGCTCACGGCCTATGCCAAGTCAAAAGTATCTACGGAAAAGGATCTCGCCGCACTGGCATCGGACACATTTACGGCTACATGTCTTCGCTTCGCGACTGCCTGCGGGATGAGTGATCGTCTTCGGCTGGATCTCGTGCTGAACGATTTTGTGGCTGGGGCACTCGCCTCCAAGCGGATCAATATTTTGAGTGACGGCACTCCGTGGCGTCCCCTGATTCATGTCAAAGACATGGCACGGGCGATCGATTGGGCCGTGCAGCGAGACCACCGAGACGGGGGAGCGTGTTTGACCGTGAATGTGGGGAGTGACGCGTGGAATTATCAAGTGAAGGATCTTGCGGCTGCAGTGGCCAAACTCGTCCCGGGGGTGGAGGTGTCGATCAACAAGGATGCGCAGCCGGATAAGCGCTCCTACCGAGTCAATTTTGACAAGTTTACCAAGCTGGCACAAGGGTTCCTCCCTGCCGTGGACCTTCAAGGCGCTGTAGTTGATCTCCGGGATGGCCTGACGGCCATGCAGTTTCAGGATCACAACTTTCGCACGGGCGAATTCATGAGGCTCGTGACATTGAAGCGGTTGCGTGAGAGCGGTCATCTCTCAGACGCGCTTGTGTGGACAAATCGGTGA
- the rfbC gene encoding dTDP-4-dehydrorhamnose 3,5-epimerase, with protein sequence MIFRETALKGAYVIEPERKEDDRGFFARTWCRDEFASHGLSTTLVQCNISYNHKRGTLRGMHFQKAPHAEIKLVRCTAGAIFDVIVDLRPSSSTYTKYVSVVLSSVNRHMLYIPEGMAHGFQTLEDSTEVFYQMSHRYEGLSAGGVRWNDPQFGIAWPPDTRIIAERDQQYPDFMPEKELS encoded by the coding sequence GTGATTTTCCGTGAGACCGCGCTGAAGGGCGCCTATGTGATTGAGCCGGAACGGAAAGAAGATGACCGCGGGTTTTTTGCGCGGACCTGGTGCCGGGACGAATTTGCGTCTCACGGACTCAGTACGACACTCGTGCAGTGCAATATCTCATACAACCATAAAAGAGGCACACTGCGAGGCATGCATTTCCAGAAGGCCCCGCATGCTGAGATAAAGCTGGTCCGTTGCACGGCGGGAGCAATATTTGACGTGATCGTCGATCTTCGCCCAAGCTCCTCTACCTATACGAAATATGTCAGCGTCGTGCTTTCAAGTGTGAATCGACACATGCTCTACATCCCAGAAGGCATGGCGCATGGTTTCCAAACATTGGAAGATAGCACAGAAGTGTTTTATCAAATGTCCCACCGGTACGAAGGCTTGAGTGCGGGGGGAGTTCGGTGGAATGATCCGCAATTCGGGATTGCATGGCCGCCGGATACTCGCATCATTGCCGAACGGGATCAGCAGTACCCTGATTTTATGCCTGAAAAGGAATTGTCGTGA
- a CDS encoding DUF4910 domain-containing protein, which translates to MHRWATELFPICRSITGNGVRETLKQIGKRISLTVHEVPSGTQVFDWKVPLEWNIRDAYIKNARGERVVDFQKSNLHVVSYSQPVKQRMALAELKEHLHSLPDRPDWIPYRTSYYKESWGFCLSHNQLLSLTDPEYDVCIDASMTEGNLTYGECFLPGESQDEVLISTHVCHPSLGNDNLSGIAVATFLAEWLQMRPRRYSYRFLFIPGTIGSITWLSRHQHEASRIKHGLVLTGVGDAGPITYKKSRQGDAEIDRVMAHLLKHGGAPYSVCDFIPYGYDERQYCSPGFNLAVGCLSRTPHSQYPEYHTSADNLDFMKPQALAESLWYCQSTVDILEQNLTYLNQNPHCEPQLGKRGLYRAVGGQAGEKSMEMALLWVLNLSDGRYSMLDIAERSQLPFEVIARAASALSSQALLVPQPSQES; encoded by the coding sequence ATGCATCGATGGGCGACAGAGCTGTTTCCGATCTGTCGAAGCATCACGGGAAACGGTGTGCGGGAGACGCTGAAGCAGATCGGAAAGCGGATTTCTCTCACTGTTCATGAGGTCCCGAGCGGCACGCAGGTGTTTGATTGGAAGGTACCTTTGGAATGGAACATCCGGGATGCCTACATTAAGAATGCACGTGGAGAGCGAGTAGTCGACTTTCAGAAATCGAATTTGCACGTCGTCAGCTATAGTCAGCCGGTAAAGCAGCGGATGGCGCTCGCCGAGCTCAAGGAGCATCTGCACAGCCTTCCGGATCGCCCGGATTGGATTCCCTATCGCACCTCCTACTATAAGGAGAGTTGGGGCTTCTGTCTGAGTCATAACCAGTTGCTCTCGCTGACAGATCCCGAATATGACGTATGTATCGACGCATCGATGACCGAGGGAAATCTGACGTATGGAGAATGCTTTCTTCCTGGGGAGTCCCAGGACGAAGTGCTCATTTCAACGCATGTCTGCCATCCTTCGCTCGGTAACGACAATTTGTCGGGTATTGCGGTCGCTACGTTCTTGGCTGAATGGCTTCAGATGAGACCGCGCCGCTACTCCTATCGTTTCCTTTTTATTCCGGGGACGATCGGGTCCATTACCTGGTTGAGCCGGCATCAGCATGAGGCGTCGCGCATCAAGCACGGGTTGGTATTAACGGGAGTCGGCGATGCCGGCCCAATTACGTATAAGAAGAGCCGCCAGGGCGATGCCGAGATTGATCGGGTCATGGCCCATCTGCTGAAACATGGCGGGGCACCCTATTCGGTCTGCGATTTTATTCCCTACGGGTACGATGAGCGGCAGTATTGCTCTCCAGGATTCAATCTTGCCGTCGGTTGCTTGAGCCGGACTCCCCACAGTCAATATCCTGAGTATCATACGTCAGCGGACAATTTGGATTTTATGAAGCCTCAGGCTCTGGCAGAGTCCTTGTGGTATTGCCAGTCCACAGTGGACATCCTTGAGCAGAATCTGACCTATCTCAATCAGAATCCTCACTGTGAACCGCAGTTGGGAAAGCGAGGTCTCTATCGGGCGGTCGGCGGTCAGGCCGGAGAAAAGTCTATGGAGATGGCGTTGCTCTGGGTGCTGAACCTCTCGGATGGCCGATACTCCATGCTTGATATTGCCGAACGTTCGCAGCTTCCATTCGAAGTGATCGCCAGAGCTGCCTCTGCATTAAGCTCTCAGGCGTTGCTGGTGCCGCAGCCGTCGCAAGAATCCTAA
- a CDS encoding glucosamine inositolphosphorylceramide transferase family protein, whose product MRRLKTSFKDLVSRLTRSGNHLLFEAEHFEHLWSIGIYTGTSPLALAPVPGLTQPVLTRDDVTDVCALMVADPFMINAGGMWYMFFELYNRASHGEIGYATSLDGLTWTYQRVVLAEPFHLSYPYVFEWAGEYYMIPESHLTGEVRLYRARRFPDQWEQAGVLLKGHAYSDSSIIRHEGRWWMWTESSQGRFDTLRLYMAEELLGPWEAHPRNPIIELNAQRARPAGRVIQVGARLIRFSQNCYPTYGVDVRAFEITELSPTAYQSEATSDGPVLGPSGSGWNKCGMHHIDAHLQEDGQWLACVDGWTAVPSLLENLKPMR is encoded by the coding sequence ATGAGACGCCTCAAGACTTCGTTCAAGGACTTGGTCTCACGACTCACTCGCTCCGGCAACCATCTTTTGTTCGAGGCCGAACACTTCGAGCATCTCTGGTCGATCGGGATCTATACGGGGACTTCTCCACTTGCACTCGCGCCGGTACCAGGGCTCACCCAGCCGGTGCTCACGCGTGACGATGTGACGGATGTGTGCGCCTTGATGGTGGCTGATCCGTTTATGATCAATGCCGGCGGCATGTGGTACATGTTTTTTGAATTGTACAACCGGGCTAGCCACGGAGAAATTGGTTATGCGACCAGCTTGGACGGACTGACGTGGACCTATCAGCGCGTTGTACTGGCCGAGCCGTTCCATCTGTCTTATCCCTACGTGTTTGAATGGGCGGGGGAGTATTACATGATTCCGGAGTCGCATCTGACAGGAGAGGTGCGGCTGTATCGAGCTCGCCGATTTCCGGACCAGTGGGAGCAGGCGGGAGTATTGCTCAAAGGCCATGCCTATTCCGATAGTTCGATCATCCGTCACGAGGGCCGGTGGTGGATGTGGACGGAATCCAGTCAGGGACGCTTTGACACACTGCGGCTTTATATGGCGGAAGAGCTGTTGGGACCCTGGGAGGCGCATCCGAGAAATCCGATCATTGAATTGAATGCGCAGAGAGCCCGACCGGCCGGACGGGTGATACAGGTGGGAGCTAGGTTGATCCGGTTTTCGCAGAACTGCTATCCGACGTATGGTGTGGATGTGCGGGCCTTCGAAATTACAGAGTTGAGTCCCACGGCCTACCAGTCGGAGGCAACGTCAGACGGCCCGGTCCTCGGGCCGAGCGGAAGCGGGTGGAACAAATGTGGCATGCATCACATTGATGCGCATCTCCAGGAGGACGGGCAGTGGTTGGCCTGTGTCGACGGATGGACGGCTGTCCCCAGTTTACTTGAGAATTTGAAACCAATGAGATGA
- a CDS encoding class I SAM-dependent methyltransferase has protein sequence MGQSQCRSCGTTLAHTFVDLGMSPLANSYIKPEQRSRMEPFYPLHVYVCSACLLVQLEQFSSPHDIFSDYAYFSSFSDSWLAHAKRYVDMIADRFQLGRDSKVVEIASNDGYLLQNFVARGVPVLGVEPAANVAEVAKQKGVNTTVAFFGEKTARGLVTDGWGADLIIGNNVLAHVPDLNDFVKGLKVLLKPTGLITMEFPHLVQLMEQNQFDTIYHEHFSYFSFLAVEKVFARHGMTLFDVEELPTHGGSLRIYARHAQDSSKPIGARAQDLKAREEKAGFGRLDHYLSFGPQVEATKRKLLSFLIAAKQEGKRVVGYGAPAKGNTLLNYCGVRTDFIDYTVDRSPHKQGHFLPGVHIQIHSPEKVRETRPDYLLILPWNLREEVMEQMAFIRDWGGKFVVPIPEVKVYP, from the coding sequence ATGGGGCAATCACAGTGTCGGTCATGCGGAACAACGTTGGCGCACACTTTTGTGGATCTTGGCATGTCTCCATTGGCCAATTCCTATATCAAGCCGGAACAACGCAGCCGCATGGAACCGTTTTACCCGCTGCATGTGTACGTGTGCTCCGCATGTTTGCTGGTGCAGTTGGAGCAGTTTTCATCGCCGCACGACATCTTTTCAGACTACGCCTATTTCTCCTCATTCTCTGATTCCTGGCTGGCTCATGCCAAGCGTTATGTCGATATGATTGCGGACCGTTTCCAGTTAGGACGGGACTCGAAAGTAGTCGAGATTGCCAGCAATGATGGATACCTGCTTCAAAACTTCGTGGCTCGGGGAGTGCCTGTTCTGGGAGTGGAGCCGGCGGCCAATGTGGCTGAAGTGGCGAAGCAGAAGGGCGTCAACACCACGGTGGCCTTCTTCGGAGAAAAGACGGCCCGTGGTCTTGTTACAGATGGGTGGGGGGCGGATCTGATAATTGGAAACAACGTGCTCGCGCATGTTCCGGACTTGAATGACTTTGTCAAAGGATTGAAAGTGCTCTTGAAGCCGACGGGGCTGATTACGATGGAATTTCCCCATTTGGTTCAGCTGATGGAGCAGAACCAGTTCGACACCATCTATCATGAGCATTTCTCCTACTTCTCCTTCCTCGCCGTAGAAAAGGTATTTGCCCGCCATGGGATGACATTGTTCGATGTAGAAGAACTCCCGACCCACGGGGGCTCGCTTCGAATCTATGCGCGCCATGCACAAGATTCGTCAAAGCCGATTGGAGCCCGTGCGCAAGACTTGAAAGCGCGGGAGGAGAAGGCCGGGTTTGGCCGGCTTGATCACTATCTTTCATTCGGACCGCAGGTCGAGGCGACGAAACGAAAGCTGTTGTCTTTTTTGATAGCCGCCAAGCAGGAAGGGAAGCGTGTCGTAGGCTACGGAGCTCCGGCAAAGGGGAATACGTTACTCAATTATTGTGGCGTCCGAACGGATTTCATCGACTATACGGTGGACCGGAGCCCGCACAAGCAGGGACATTTTCTCCCCGGAGTTCATATTCAGATTCATTCACCGGAGAAAGTCCGCGAGACTCGTCCGGACTATCTGCTCATCCTGCCGTGGAATCTTCGTGAAGAAGTGATGGAGCAGATGGCGTTCATCCGCGACTGGGGCGGGAAGTTTGTCGTGCCGATTCCAGAGGTCAAGGTTTACCCGTGA
- a CDS encoding glucosamine inositolphosphorylceramide transferase family protein produces the protein MLTRVFTRMAHGLQNFRQRDSYARIAGEHKWSIGMLAGPSPLQLGPAGFANPVLEAQDVMDCRAAYLADPFMLKAAGQWHMLFEVLNLDSTKGEIGWATSEDAKTWTYRQIVLAESFHLSYPYLFEWNHEFYMIPESTGAGTLRLYKAFEFPLRWSLVGILLRGYFADPSIVHHNGKWWLFAETASGGQCDTLRLYWADDLLGPWQEHPRSPLIAGDSHIARPAGRIVPVDGCLMRFAQDCYPEYGTAVRAFAISELTPTGYAESACCQGALLAGSGVGWNRLGMHHIDAHCIGDQQWIACVDGFRRIAGAPQEVGA, from the coding sequence ATGCTGACTCGGGTATTCACACGAATGGCCCATGGGCTTCAGAATTTCAGGCAGCGGGATAGCTATGCCCGGATCGCTGGGGAGCATAAGTGGTCGATCGGCATGCTCGCCGGGCCGTCCCCATTGCAGCTTGGGCCGGCAGGGTTTGCCAACCCCGTGTTGGAGGCTCAGGATGTCATGGATTGCCGTGCGGCGTATTTGGCTGATCCCTTCATGCTCAAGGCCGCCGGGCAATGGCATATGCTATTCGAAGTTCTCAACCTGGATTCCACCAAGGGCGAGATCGGATGGGCGACGAGTGAGGATGCGAAAACCTGGACCTATCGTCAGATTGTGCTGGCCGAATCTTTTCACCTGTCTTATCCCTATCTGTTCGAATGGAACCACGAATTCTACATGATCCCGGAGAGCACCGGGGCAGGAACGCTTCGACTGTATAAAGCCTTTGAGTTTCCTCTCCGGTGGTCGCTGGTCGGGATTCTCTTACGTGGATATTTTGCCGATCCCTCAATCGTTCATCACAATGGGAAGTGGTGGCTTTTCGCGGAAACTGCCAGCGGCGGGCAATGCGACACGCTCCGTCTCTACTGGGCCGACGATCTGTTGGGTCCCTGGCAGGAGCATCCGCGCAGTCCGCTCATCGCAGGCGATTCGCATATCGCGCGGCCTGCCGGACGAATCGTGCCGGTTGACGGTTGCCTGATGCGCTTCGCTCAGGATTGTTATCCCGAATACGGCACGGCGGTGCGGGCGTTTGCCATTTCGGAGCTCACTCCCACGGGTTATGCCGAATCCGCATGCTGCCAGGGCGCTCTCCTTGCCGGCAGCGGGGTAGGTTGGAATCGGTTGGGGATGCATCATATTGATGCGCACTGTATTGGAGATCAGCAGTGGATCGCCTGTGTCGACGGGTTTCGCCGAATTGCCGGGGCGCCCCAGGAGGTTGGAGCATGA